The Paludibacter jiangxiensis DNA segment CAATGGCGGCGATAAGAATCAGCTTTTTCTCCAGTGTAACGGCCTGCTCCATCAGCACGATAGCATTGGTGATAGCGCCCGGTCCGCAAATAATGGGGATGGCCAAAGGCGTGATGGAAATGTCGTTGATGTAACTCTTTATTTCAGAGTCTTTTACTTTTACCTGTCCGAGCCGTGCCTGCAACAGGTCCATTCCCATAATGAAAAAGATAACGCCGCCCACAATTTTGAAGCTGTTGACCGAGATGCCGAAAAACTTAAAAAGCAGCTGTCCCGAAAAGGCGAAAAAGAGAATGCTGAGCAAGCCGACAAGCGATGCTTTTTGCGCAATTTTACCACGGCTGTGGGAGTCAAGCTCCGATGTCATGGTCATGAAAATAGGCATCGTCCCGATAGGATTTATCAGGGTAAAAAAGGAAGTCAGGCACAAAAGGCCAAATGTCATCTCGTCGTTCACGTTAATCTGGTTTTATGATGTTGTGTTAGTGGGTAAACATCTAATAATAAAATTGATATGGCTTTTTGGCCAATATAATATCACTCCTACGGAGCTCCAATGATTACGTCTCAATTATTTTCTACCATAATTTAGCTTCTCTGAAGCTAAAACAATGCTCCGATAGGAGTATTATTATGGTAAACATTGTCATTCGTTATGAATAAAGAGCTCCGTAGGAGTGATATTATAGAAGCCAATTATGCTATTTCTCAATGTCAAAGTTCAATCACCCGTTTTTCTGCCTGACTTTTGAAGGCGGCTTCGATAATCTGCATTACGCGGATGCCATCATCGGCAGTAACCGGCATCGGTTTGTCTTCTGCCAGTGCGGTATAAACGCCTTTGTAGAATTCGAAGTAGTTGCCCTGTTCGCTCTGTACCTTCTCACGGATCGTT contains these protein-coding regions:
- a CDS encoding MarC family protein, with translation MNDEMTFGLLCLTSFFTLINPIGTMPIFMTMTSELDSHSRGKIAQKASLVGLLSILFFAFSGQLLFKFFGISVNSFKIVGGVIFFIMGMDLLQARLGQVKVKDSEIKSYINDISITPLAIPIICGPGAITNAIVLMEQAVTLEKKLILIAAIVLVMILSYLILLSSSRIIKLLGETGNNVLMRLMGLIVMVIAVEFFFSGLKPILHDILH